The following nucleotide sequence is from Aspergillus luchuensis IFO 4308 DNA, chromosome 1, nearly complete sequence.
GATTATCTCCAAGAGAAAGATTTTCTTCCTGGTTTTATGCACTTTCTACCGATTCTGGTCAGCGTTGGATTTGTTAAAATTTTTAAGTTGGGCGGAAACGAAAACGAAAACGAACCAAAATAGAAACAGGGGTCCTCCGGCTTAAACGAATATACGAATGGAGCCCCACTATAGATCTGGAAAAGGTCACCAACTGCTCAGCATAAGATGTTTACATCCAATAGCAGCTACTTCGTAGACAGTAGCGTCTGTTTCAAGCCTCTTGATCCGACCGACTTCTAGACCCGAATAAGTCACCCCGTTCGCTGGGCGAACAATGCTAAAGCCATAGTACTGAAAAGTGTATCCGTAGCCCCATAGTATCATCCTATAGACAACAAGTTTTTCATTGCAGGACATTTCCTCAGCCTCACCTGTGCGGGTCCATTTTCTGTTAGTCTGTTGTTCGAAGCCCCATGGTAATATGGACTGATAGTATAAGTACCCGGCTTGATAACAGAGACTACCTCCGTTTGGTATTCGAAAGACTTCCcaggcccttcttctctaacTACTgcttattatttctttcccACACTCTTTTTCCAATCTTATTTGTCTGTACTTGGTTGCTGTTTCATTCCGTTCAATGCAAAAATGTTGGACCCCAGAGATTCAGAAAGTTATGAATTCGCATTCTACCGCTATGACCCCAGCATGGGTGGCGCCATTCTTttcatccttctcttcattgGCACAACAGGGTATCATGTCTTTCAAATGGTCAAGTCTCGCACATGGTTCTTCATTCCATTTGTCATAGGTGGTATATGTATGATACTCTTCACTGTTCATATCCTAGCAATACGCTGATTTTCCCAGTTGAGATCATCGGATATATCGGACGTGCCATGTCCAGCAAGCAAAGCCCCAACTGGACGCTCGGGCCATACATCGTGCAGACACTCTTTCTCTTACTCGCCCCTGCTCTCCTTGCAGCCTCTATATACATGCTACTCGGTCGAATTATCCTAGTGTTACAGGCTGAAACCCACGCACTGCTGAAAAAGAAGTGGTTGACGAAGATATTTGTCACAGGTGATGTGCTTTCGTTCTTATTGCAGGGAGCAGGTACGTGTCTGCTTATTAAATCCCTCATTATCTAACAGCTCTCTGACACTGTCCAGGCGGCGGAATCCAGTCCAGTGGCAGCCTATCTGCCATGAAGACTGGCGAgcacatcatcgtcgtcggccTCGTGATTCAAatattcttcttcgcatTTTTCATGATCACTGCGACCCACTTCTACCTGAAGGTCAAGAAGTATCCGTTCCCTCGATCTTGTTCTCCGCATATTCCTTGGAAGAAACACATGAAGGTACTCTACGCGACGAGCTTCTTTATCATGGTCCGTTCGATGTTTCGACTCATTGAGTACATTCAAGGAAACAACGGGTTTCTTTTGCACCACGAGGCCTTcctttatatttttgatgCACTGTTGATGTTTATCACCATGACCATATTCAACGTTATTCATCCGCAAGAAATCGGCCAGCTACTCCGTCACCCCAATGATTATGACATGACATCTTTCTCAGAAGAGCAGACCCCAAAGCCCTACCAAGGGTACAATAATGTGTGAGAAAGCTGTGGCATTGATACTACATTTCGGTCACCAACCAATCTGTTCCTGTTAGTGCCGTATATTACGTTCGTTGTCTTCTTTCCAGTCCCGACTCTCTATTACTCCTTATCTACATCTTAATAACACGTTAAATTTCAGGAGGATGAACAAGCCTTGCCAAATTGTGGGGCTTATAGCTACTTCCAGTCACGTGACTTCCAGATCAAGAGGCTGGGTTACTGCAATCAGAAACAATAGAATCATGACAGTTTGTATAAATAAGCTCTGTACCGGccaggctgttgttgttttcaCTCTTATCGGATTGTGGGGTTCAATAAATTATCTCGATCCTGATCCGTAGAGGCGGATACTCCGACAAGACATCAGGGACTAGAGCACAATGGGACTGGCTTACAGCGGTACCTCCAAAACTGGCCGTTCTTATACAAGATTGTCCCAATATCAGACCGAATTGTCTTGAGTAGTGAGACATGTCCGACTGTTAGCTGGGAGTATTTTTAGCATGTCATGCCTTAGGTCGGATTCTGTACATAGAAGGTTAGTGGATGTCTTGAGGGCTTGAATAAATGAAGGCTAGGATGAAACCGGGTGTCTCACTGGGTATCTCATTCGTCCAACAGCATCGGTTGTTCCGGCCCGCTAGTTTCCACCACATGTCACTTGTCTCGGATTATTCTTGAAGGCTTGGCATTTCGATCTCCAGGGAGGCGTTGGTTGGTGTGCTTAAATAGAGTCATTCACGCCattgttttccttcttcaacttgcGCGAATTGATTATTCAGTATGGCGTCTAAGAACCTGCTACTCCTTCCGGCATTGGCCACGGCCGCTCTGGGTAATGTATTG
It contains:
- a CDS encoding RTA1 domain-containing protein (COG:S;~EggNog:ENOG410PN5J;~InterPro:IPR007568;~PFAM:PF04479;~TransMembrane:7 (o20-40i47-66o86-111i123-141o161-186i207-227o239-259i);~antiSMASH:Cluster_1.19;~go_component: GO:0016021 - integral component of membrane [Evidence IEA]), which gives rise to MLDPRDSESYEFAFYRYDPSMGGAILFILLFIGTTGYHVFQMVKSRTWFFIPFVIGGIFEIIGYIGRAMSSKQSPNWTLGPYIVQTLFLLLAPALLAASIYMLLGRIILVLQAETHALLKKKWLTKIFVTGDVLSFLLQGAGGGIQSSGSLSAMKTGEHIIVVGLVIQIFFFAFFMITATHFYLKVKKYPFPRSCSPHIPWKKHMKVLYATSFFIMVRSMFRLIEYIQGNNGFLLHHEAFLYIFDALLMFITMTIFNVIHPQEIGQLLRHPNDYDMTSFSEEQTPKPYQGYNNV